In the Gossypium raimondii isolate GPD5lz chromosome 9, ASM2569854v1, whole genome shotgun sequence genome, one interval contains:
- the LOC105797468 gene encoding uncharacterized protein LOC105797468, which yields MTNLEDLLKGQDALTRQSAIINLMNSQQKLNTSIKEHMLNLMRFFVELEDNEAELDVNTQIEMVFKSLTKEFIGFSVVYNLGNNALTLSQLINELQSYELMLNGGKPIQEKPKANLAVCPSSSKGKQKAKGKKKSNKSSIPPRVDRKNTKGLKDPKKIKCFFYNKKCHFR from the coding sequence ATGACAAATTTGGAGGATTTGCTCAAAGGCCAAGATGCATTGACTCGACAATCCGCTATTATAAATTTGATGAACTCTCAACAGAAACTTAACACTTCGATCAAAGAACATATGCTTAACCTAATGAGATTCTTTGTAGAACTGGAGGACAATGAGGCTGAACTAGATGTGAATACTCAGATTGAAATGGTGTTCAAATCCTTGACCAAGGAGTTCATTGGCTTTAGTGTCGTTTACAACTTGGGGAACAATGCACTTACCTTGAGTCAACTCATAAACGAATTACAATcttatgagttgatgttgaatggtggTAAGCCGATTCAGGAGAAACCTAAGGCAAACTTAGCTGTATGCCCTTCGTCCTCTAAGGGGAAACAAAAAGctaagggaaagaaaaaatcGAATAAGTCTTCGATTCCACCTCGTGTGGATAGGAAAAACACTAAGGGGTTGAAGGatcctaaaaagatcaaatgcTTCTTCTACAACAAGAAATGTCACTTCAGATGA